Genomic window (Sparus aurata chromosome 19, fSpaAur1.1, whole genome shotgun sequence):
tattgttttacaacatctgcctgctgcagctggaaaaaTCACAGTATTCACAATAAACTTCAGTGTTTTAATTGAGAATCAGATAACAATACCACTCAAAATGCACAACAGgatgaaattaatgaattttCCATATGTTATCATATCAAAACTAAATTAACCATGTTTTCTACCGTATAAATTACTTAACACATGACCGTACTtgtccaatttttttttttaaatcaataaaacataacaaatgTTATCCCTATTGACACATGATTTTACTTCTACTTCTCCATTTGCCATCATCTGTATAACTGTCCTTATTTGAAATGGACCTAGCTGTTTTGTTGAGGAAAATATTCCGAGGCATGAAGTTAGTGATGAATGGGCacacaaacatgacaaataaaACTCCAGAGTGAAGCTTGATCGTGACTTGAAAaggacagaggagacaaagaaacaaGACGAAGATAACAGAGCCCACACCTCACTGATGGGCCgggtgtttgattgacaggttaGATGCAGGGATCTGATCCAAAACCAAACTCTTCTGAAATCAAAGGCACTAAAATAGAAGATCTTAACAATTGAAATGTCCTCAGAATGAAGTTATGATTGTAACAAATGAACTTAAATGATGCAAATGATTCTTTGTTTTAACATCAAATGTAGTTCATTGATAAATTCCATTTTAATCAAAAAGTACATCTATTTCATTGATCACTActagttttctgtttgttgttataTTCACCCCTCATATAGTTGAAGAGACAAGATTCTCAGCACTCTGCAGTTTTATTAGAAAAATTGAACATGTAAAGTTTATGAATAAGTATTTAATTTGAACATTTAATGAGTAAAATGCCTTTTTACAATCCAGATATAATGCGTTGACTTCCTAACCTTTATCAATACTTTGATTTAAGTTTTTTTATATAGGACAAACTTTAATGAGTTCATTAACTGATGTGCTACAACTTTTTTCCAGATCTTTAGAAAATAAACACAGGACACAGGATATGCTTCAgactttctttatttctttaaaaagtagTTCATTCAACTTGCTCCTTCcaaacagcaacattttgaTCTTTATGTGTAATATGACATTCAGAGTCAAAAGTCATGTATTGTTAATCAACATTGGGTGGAATGATAGGTTCGAGGGGGTCATCTTGGGTTTTGTCCTCCAGTACACCGCCCAGCTGAAGCCATCCTCCGTTACAGGGACGTGCTTGGTAGACCTGAACATGAATGTAGATGCCTTCACCAACACGAACCTGCAGGAAAAAGAGAAGTGAATTGAATCTTCTAGTGAATATCTTCATCTTGATCTCATGTTACTGAGCATTGAGGAGCAGTGCTGCTGGATGTCACACTTCATTCAGTTCATGTATCTGAAACATTGTATCTTCTCTTTAGAATAAATATCACAACATTAATTACCTGGAAGACGAAGTGTTTTCCACCCCCACACAGATTCCTGAATAAAACTGCTCTGTATTCCTGGTATATCTTGCTCGTCTTTCCCTGCACGAGGCTCCTCACCTGTGtatgaaagaaataaaatgatataaatCCAGACTAAAGATCAGACCACAGAGTTTTATGCAGAGATTGTAAAGAGTGAAGACAGAGTGAAGCTCACCTGATCGCAAATCCACTGAGTTTCCTTATCAGTGTACATTGTACAACTCCATTCTCCACAATTTTTATCTGCCATTGTCTCaagttcagtcagacaactcacgtttgaaatgtttattagaagcagaacattgttagatttgttttggcGTCTAGGCTCTGACCTCACCGCTCCCCGCggatatgtttacatgagatatTGGGGAGTGATGATAGAGGTATTTCCCCCtagacagagcctgcaggtggatgctggggtggtggtgggctgaAAGAGCGGGCGGTGATGCTTgtgcagagcaacagcagcattgacgagccagagggagagaagcgaaATTCATGCGTTTAAATAACCCGCTCAATAGAGAGGGTGCGTTTGTGGGATGGTCTGTGGAGAGAAGCATATCACGTGTGTATATGGCAGTGAAGCTCGAGTTGACTGCCTGAACTAGCTCGCAGGCGTCGCTTCATTTCTGTCAAGTTTAACAGAGAAgtcaactttctgcttttatgtCTCAACTGTTTCAACTGTGTCAGATACACATGTATTTATACAGAGTAGCCACACCTGCATACATCTGAAAGGTGGCTCCACTGCATGTTGGGTGGAGCTTCATGTGTAAGCACAAACTTAACATGAGCATAGATTCATCTGACTGCTTCCAGTTAATCAAATGTATGTTGAAATCAAACAAAGACTACAATTGTCTGGAAATTTAGTGATTAggcctttgttctgtgttttgtttccaacaatgttcaaacccagagaaatacGTACGTTTACTCACGTTCATGGTTCGTTACATCTGGTCACCTTCcaagaaaacatcagatgataCATCAGAGATTGAGGACGGAAAGCAGAGAACATGACATAGTGTAAATTTAATAAAACTTGAATACATTAACTATTTCATGAGTTTTTCTATCTGAGTCACATAGGTAGGTTTTTAAAGGTTGTTAAAGGTGACGTGTTCTTTCTTCAGAACTTCTCCTCTGCTAGGCAGgattattgcacaggtgaaTGTTGGATTGGACCCAGTCAAGGAGGGTGAAGAAATCTATGATAAGATAAGCCTTTATTGTCACTTGAGGAGAAATTCTGGAGAAACAAAATGTCTTCTTACCACTGGGCCAGCACAAATAACAATCAGAAACCACTCCCTGtgtaaaacatttaatctgttGGGATAGAATTGGCTGAGTGATATTTTCAGTGACGTGTAAGGTTTGCTGTTGTCATGCTAGCAGGGACACGTTCTCAATTCTACTTGATCACATTGCTTTGTCCAAACTACTTGTTGTATTACAGAAGAAAATATTGATTGTAGCTGCTTTAGTTATTACAGATGGTCACACATGTGCACAAAATCTAATGTATTGGAGCCACCTTACAGTCTGTATGCAGGCGTGCATGCACAATAAATTATAATAGAAATACCTGATAAcctgcagaaaataaacagctgaGACTCATAAAAGCAACCAGATGACTTCTCTGTTAACTAACTAACAGAACTTGGGACAACAGCTAACTTACCAGGAGGATtcagtgagccacaggatgccCCTGAGGACATCTAGAAGATTTGTGATAATTTATAATAAACGTGAACTGTTAAACACGTCCCCGATGGTAGAAGATCTGCACCGATCAACATCACCAAACATATATACGataacatttgtttaaaggtACAGTCTGTGTCCTGCAGGTGTATGTTGGAGGACCTTCTTCTTCTGATCTTCTTCTGAAAGTCCTCAAACATTCCAAGTAAGGAAGGAAAGATGGAACTGCTCTATATCTAGGAGAACCATCGCAAAGACGATCCCATTGAACCTTTCTAATGTGATCACAAGGTCTGTTTCAAGTGCCTGTTACTAAACTCACTCTTTCGTTATCCAGAAATTATTCTTCACAATTGTAGGATAGTAAATgggcctgacatgggcagcaccataaatatataatgtaggagacacagCTCActcactactttgatatatatatgataattaatcactggtaattaattttacactcgtaaatggggcaccacctccgtgtttaattcttggaataatccggaggacattattccaaacacctaactgtaccagttatattggacagttagagtccattcaaaatcaatttattcagtctcagtattctgaagtagtgacttctttgcacgtatccatcggttctccacattaaaattaagttccagacaaagacaaacgattatatatgtttattgactaaataatttggggtaaaataaaggacatgacaattttagatgaACAACAGATATCAGagaaggtaaagactgtaataaggaaagtaataaagtcgtgtgactgtcggtagatggtaaatatcggtaatatatattttaaatattacgggagtaatttttaatactacgagaccctaatcttaattctcttcagttcataagatagaagttagaacttagacagaagtcagaactttgacagaagtcagaactttagacaccactcattctcacatgtgtggatccagctgcatgaagacaatgagcctgttttgtctgggagtcaggaggcactgaagtttggtgttcttgagagttctgggttggactatgGCACGGCGcttcggtccagtagccagagggaaggcagGTACTCTGTTGAgcaactcttggtccgaaggcccagcggggtttccgccttgggagtgctgggggcagagtcggtctcggctgagagcacacaaagtctctttttgttggagactccttgcaaggcttgcaacgttcctcatcagatgatcacatgcttgaaaaagacttttcttggtggtttcaagtagtggtactcaagttctgattctgaaactaattcaacttcttctgaatcaggcggtgatactttaacagtataaaatcaaaaataaaataatttgttctattaaaacttggataaaagtaaaacacttaaagtagggattcaattcgcttgtcttagagcttgttgcaaaaataaaagtaaagcttactttaaaagtaaaaataaaaaggaaagaaagaagaaaagagagtaGTGGGAAATGTGAAGAGAAGGAGTCAGGAGAaggagcagggggagaagaggagctGGGAGAGAAGAAGTGCCAGGAGAAGAAGACTGAGAGAAGggcgagcagagcagaggggtctgttttatgacctgcagcagatggatcagaaggggctggctgacagtgtcacacctcctgtgatctaaATTGAGGCTCctaaaaagttaatctaactatattattggatttaatgttttgaaatcatgttttaaccttcccaaaacttcaccatcttaaaagtcgaatttttgccttcgtgaaaagatgcaacatgataatgatcatttgtcattcaaaagaattataacctgattaagacatgaagccataaagtatacaacatataacaataacgtatacaatacacagtagaaccaaggacttatacatattccttgtagttctatctttaacaaaacatatcacagacatttaactggtaaataacacaagtattacacaaggaatgatgatcttcaagtctctcctccatcgacaaaggggaggggtggtttctgttgacctcaaacttattgagtaataaactttatttgggcttgacaataacatgggaaagatctattgtatgaccttcttaCACTATTTTGgcatctgctaaaattaagaagttgGAATTGTAGTTTATTAGTCACTTaggacgtatttgaatttgggtgaggATAGACTGCAAAAGGGGATTGGTAtatcagacccaggaacaacaatggtcgtaaataacagttggacatgtgaggagaagaacacacagattaggtttcccattaagccttcccccactggagaatgttccggagggagagagacatagatTAGTaagacatcttaaatcaccacatctatgttagtgagctatctggactgcaacacattctgtCCCTTAATTCAACTCActttaaatttaacctgttcctccttgtgtaaattaaggaatgtagacaacacggggctcacagctccaagggaccttggaggcagcattcagctgtgtgtgggtcaaaggttagcagaAGACAAGGCCACTAGGGACTAAAACGGAGCCTGACTCCTatgtcagatggaggaagatatctaaacgtgtacatctccagaaaaggatagaagatcatttaggtaattttggaatacaagacccaaggagggacagtaacagattagccatttatgggagatgagcagggagatagaccacctccttttcatgtcaattggatagatggaccctcaacccaccacAGTGACCAATAAGGAGTAGACAGGTACAGCCCAAGGGACTTTAAGAAGGCCCCGACGAGTAGAGATgggggggtggcacttggaaaaacctcctaagaagcaaaggctgaggttttgagggagcagagggcagagcattttttggaattgttttgtccacagatttgataatatcagaacgcggccgATTCTGACCCGGATTCAAGGCactagattctgttttaataaagactgcttcttcattccacccgccttgcctccgcagactccttttatgatcaaactacacgccgacaccgcaaagaagagaagcccagaaaccacattAGAAAACAGTCCTCCTTCCTTTTAGTATGGAGAAAACAaactctatcgggcttgaccttgtttgacctgaggaaaaggggttcatcttctttggaggaaggg
Coding sequences:
- the LOC115570095 gene encoding cystatin-B-like isoform X2; the protein is MADKNCGEWSCTMYTDKETQWICDQVRSLVQGKTSKIYQEYRAVLFRNLCGGGKHFVFQVRVGEGIYIHVQVYQARPCNGGWLQLGGVLEDKTQDDPLEPIIPPNVD